A part of Streptomyces sp. NBC_01451 genomic DNA contains:
- the hrpB gene encoding ATP-dependent helicase HrpB — MIRSEALDVLPVRGALPGLTEALDAHGTAVLVAPPGTGKTTLVPLALAGLLGDGRPARRVVVAEPRRIAARAAARRMAWLLGEQVAGSVGYTVRGERVVGPGTRVEVVTTGVLLQRLQRDQELPGVDVVVLDECHERHLDADTAAAFLVDVRAALRPELRLLAASATTDAEGWAELLGGAPVVEAAGVSYPVEVVWAPPARPVRPPHGMRVDPVLLTHVASVVRRALAERAGDVLCFLPGVGEIARVAGQLRDLGPAVEVLQVHGRAPAAVQDAVLSGGTGRRVVLATSVAESSLTVPGVRVVVDSGLAREPRVDHARGLSALATVRASQATGRQRAGRAGREAPGAVYRCWTEAEDARLTRFPSPEIKVADLTAFALQAACWGDPDASGLALLDPPPGGAMAAARAVLTAIGAVDAGGRATDRGARMSRLGLHPRLARALLDAAPEVGAARAAEVVALLSEEPPREYGDDLAAAWRTARRGNDAYAARWRTEARRLRSAAPDPASREPARGSAPAIGDDRAAGLVAALAFPERVARAQGGSYLMVSGTRAEAGDGSALRGAPWIAVAVADRPVGSGHARVRLAATVDEDTARSAAGALHATGEEVHWADGDVVARRVERLGAVELAVRPLRDPDPGLVRDALLEGLRQEGFGLLRWSADAGTLRQRLTFLRLHLGEPWPDVSEGALHARVDEWLEPELGRARRRADLGRIEAGQALSRLLPWASGEAGRLDELAPERMPVPSGSRIRIDYSDPERPVLAVKLQEMFGLRESPAVAGVPVLVHLLSPAGRPAAVTADLASFWKDGYKGVRAELRGRYPKHPWPEDPATAEPTRHTNARLRR; from the coding sequence GTGATCCGTTCCGAAGCCCTGGACGTCCTGCCCGTACGCGGCGCCCTGCCCGGCCTGACCGAGGCGCTCGACGCGCACGGCACCGCCGTCCTCGTCGCGCCGCCCGGCACCGGCAAGACGACGCTGGTGCCGCTGGCGCTGGCGGGTCTGCTGGGGGACGGCAGGCCGGCGCGGCGGGTCGTGGTCGCCGAGCCGAGGCGGATCGCCGCGCGGGCTGCGGCGCGGCGGATGGCGTGGCTGCTGGGCGAGCAGGTCGCCGGGAGCGTCGGGTACACCGTGCGCGGGGAGCGGGTCGTCGGGCCGGGCACGCGCGTGGAGGTCGTCACGACCGGTGTGCTGCTGCAACGGCTGCAGCGGGACCAGGAGTTGCCGGGCGTCGACGTGGTCGTCCTCGACGAGTGCCACGAGCGGCACCTGGACGCGGACACGGCGGCGGCGTTCCTGGTCGACGTACGGGCGGCACTGCGCCCCGAGCTGCGGCTGCTGGCGGCGTCGGCGACGACGGACGCCGAGGGCTGGGCGGAGCTGCTGGGCGGCGCGCCGGTGGTCGAGGCCGCGGGCGTGTCGTATCCGGTGGAGGTGGTGTGGGCGCCGCCGGCACGTCCGGTACGGCCGCCGCACGGCATGCGCGTCGATCCGGTGCTGCTGACGCATGTGGCGTCGGTGGTGCGGCGGGCGCTGGCCGAGCGGGCGGGCGACGTGCTGTGTTTCCTGCCCGGGGTGGGGGAGATCGCGCGTGTGGCGGGCCAGTTGCGGGACCTGGGGCCCGCGGTGGAGGTGCTCCAGGTGCACGGGCGGGCGCCGGCGGCGGTGCAGGACGCGGTGCTGTCGGGCGGGACGGGGCGCCGGGTGGTGCTGGCGACGTCGGTGGCGGAGTCGTCGCTGACGGTTCCGGGGGTGCGGGTGGTCGTGGACTCGGGGCTGGCGCGGGAGCCGAGGGTGGACCACGCGCGCGGGCTGAGCGCGCTGGCGACGGTACGGGCCTCGCAGGCGACCGGGCGGCAGCGGGCGGGGCGGGCCGGGCGTGAGGCACCGGGGGCGGTGTACCGCTGCTGGACGGAGGCCGAGGACGCCCGTCTGACGCGTTTTCCGTCCCCCGAGATCAAGGTGGCCGACCTGACGGCGTTCGCCCTTCAGGCGGCCTGCTGGGGCGATCCCGATGCCTCCGGGCTGGCCTTGCTGGACCCGCCGCCGGGCGGTGCGATGGCGGCGGCGCGGGCGGTGCTGACGGCGATCGGTGCGGTGGACGCCGGTGGGCGGGCCACGGACCGGGGCGCCCGCATGTCCCGTCTCGGACTGCACCCCCGGCTGGCCCGGGCCCTGCTGGACGCGGCTCCCGAGGTGGGCGCGGCCCGGGCAGCCGAGGTGGTCGCGCTGTTGAGCGAGGAGCCGCCGCGCGAGTACGGCGACGATCTCGCGGCGGCCTGGCGTACGGCCCGGCGCGGGAACGACGCGTACGCGGCCCGCTGGCGGACGGAGGCCCGCAGGCTGCGCTCGGCGGCGCCGGACCCCGCGTCGCGCGAACCCGCGAGGGGCTCCGCGCCGGCCATCGGGGACGACCGCGCGGCCGGCCTCGTCGCCGCGCTCGCCTTTCCCGAGCGGGTGGCCAGGGCTCAGGGGGGTTCGTATCTGATGGTGTCCGGCACCCGGGCCGAGGCCGGTGACGGTTCGGCACTGCGGGGCGCGCCCTGGATCGCGGTCGCCGTGGCGGACCGGCCGGTGGGGTCCGGGCACGCGCGCGTGCGGCTGGCCGCCACTGTCGACGAGGACACCGCGCGGTCGGCGGCCGGCGCCTTGCACGCCACGGGCGAGGAGGTCCACTGGGCCGACGGGGACGTCGTCGCCCGGCGGGTCGAGCGGCTCGGGGCGGTGGAACTGGCGGTGCGTCCGCTGCGCGACCCCGACCCCGGACTCGTACGCGATGCCCTTCTTGAGGGGCTGCGGCAGGAAGGGTTCGGGCTGTTGCGGTGGTCCGCGGACGCCGGGACGCTCCGGCAGCGGCTCACGTTTCTCCGTCTGCACCTGGGCGAACCCTGGCCGGACGTCTCCGAAGGCGCCCTCCACGCGCGCGTGGACGAGTGGCTGGAGCCCGAGCTGGGCCGGGCGCGGCGACGGGCCGACCTGGGCCGGATCGAGGCGGGGCAGGCGCTCAGTCGGCTTCTGCCGTGGGCCTCCGGGGAGGCCGGCCGCCTCGACGAGCTGGCGCCCGAGCGGATGCCGGTGCCGAGCGGGTCCAGGATCCGGATCGACTACTCCGATCCCGAACGGCCCGTGCTCGCCGTGAAGTTGCAGGAGATGTTCGGCCTGCGGGAGTCGCCCGCCGTGGCCGGTGTGCCGGTGCTCGTCCATCTGCTGTCGCCCGCCGGGCGGCCCGCCGCGGTCACCGCCGACCTCGCCTCCTTCTGGAAGGACGGCTACAAGGGCGTGCGCGCCGAGTTGCGCGGCCGGTATCCGAAGCATCCGTGGCCCGAGGACCCGGCGACCGCCGAGCCGACGCGGCACACGAACGCGCGGCTCAGGCGTTGA
- a CDS encoding class I SAM-dependent methyltransferase: MREGAHPGRIAAYPAEDVSQEATRARAAPFATPPGHVRRKSPQTNTREPIIQEPESPEPDATRRAAGVTESSRANRGWWDRNADDYQNEHGTFLGDDRFVWCPEGLDEVEAELLGPAEDLKDKDILEIGAGAAQCSRWLAAQGARPVALDLSHRQLQHALRIGGGVPLVEADAGALPFADGSFDLVCSAYGAMPFVADPVLVLREVHRVLRPGGRFVFSVTHPVRWAFPDEPGPEGLSVSGSYFDRTPYVEQDDDGNAVYVEHHRTVGDRVRDVVAGGFRLVDLVEPEWPAWNTSEWGGWSPLRGNLIPGTAILVCERD, encoded by the coding sequence ATGCGCGAAGGCGCACACCCGGGGCGGATCGCCGCATACCCGGCAGAAGACGTGTCCCAGGAGGCCACGCGGGCACGTGCCGCCCCATTCGCGACACCGCCGGGACACGTCCGACGGAAGAGCCCGCAGACTAATACGAGGGAGCCGATCATCCAAGAGCCCGAATCGCCCGAGCCGGACGCCACCCGGCGCGCCGCCGGAGTCACCGAGAGCTCCCGGGCCAACCGGGGCTGGTGGGACCGGAACGCGGACGACTACCAGAACGAGCACGGCACCTTCCTCGGCGACGACCGTTTCGTCTGGTGTCCCGAGGGTCTCGACGAGGTGGAGGCCGAGCTCCTCGGCCCGGCCGAGGACCTCAAGGACAAGGACATCCTGGAGATCGGCGCCGGCGCGGCCCAGTGCTCGCGCTGGCTGGCCGCCCAGGGCGCCCGTCCGGTGGCCCTGGACCTCTCCCACCGTCAGCTCCAGCACGCCCTGCGGATCGGCGGCGGTGTCCCTCTCGTGGAGGCGGACGCGGGCGCCCTGCCCTTCGCGGACGGCTCGTTCGACCTGGTGTGCTCGGCGTACGGGGCGATGCCGTTCGTCGCCGATCCGGTGCTGGTGCTGCGCGAGGTGCACCGGGTGCTGCGTCCGGGCGGGCGCTTCGTCTTCTCGGTGACGCATCCGGTCCGCTGGGCGTTCCCCGACGAGCCGGGTCCCGAGGGCCTGTCCGTCTCGGGTTCGTACTTCGACCGCACTCCGTACGTCGAGCAGGACGACGACGGCAACGCGGTGTACGTCGAGCACCACAGGACGGTCGGCGACCGCGTCCGGGACGTGGTGGCGGGCGGCTTCCGCCTGGTGGACCTGGTCGAGCCGGAGTGGCCGGCCTGGAACACGTCCGAGTGGGGCGGCTGGTCCCCGCTGCGCGGCAATCTCATTCCCGGGACGGCGATCCTCGTCTGCGAGCGCGACTGA
- the rpsA gene encoding 30S ribosomal protein S1 has protein sequence MTSSTEITATTPQVAVNDIGDEEAFLAAIDETIKYFNDGDIVDGVIVKVDRDEVLLDIGYKTEGVIPSRELSIKHDVDPNEVVKVGDEIEALVLQKEDKEGRLILSKKRAQYERAWGTIEKIKEEDGIVTGTVIEVVKGGLILDIGLRGFLPASLVEMRRVRDLQPYVGKELEAKIIELDKNRNNVVLSRRAWLEQTQSEVRQTFLTTLQKGQVRSGVVSSIVNFGAFVDLGGVDGLVHVSELSWKHIDHPSEVVEVGQEVTVEVLDVDMDRERVSLSLKATQEDPWQQFARTHQIGQVVPGKVTKLVPFGAFVRVDEGIEGLVHISELAERHVEIPEQVVQVNDEIFVKVIDIDLERRRISLSLKQANESFGSDPASVEFDPTLYGMAASYDDQGNYIYPEGFDPETNDWLEGFESQREVWENQYAEAQQRFEQHQAQVIKSREADAQAEAEGTSTTGAAPAASGGGGGSYSSESDDTSGALASDEALAALREKLAGGQS, from the coding sequence ATGACGAGCAGCACCGAGATCACCGCCACCACTCCGCAGGTTGCGGTCAACGACATCGGTGACGAGGAAGCATTCCTCGCCGCTATCGACGAGACGATCAAGTACTTCAACGATGGCGACATCGTCGACGGCGTCATCGTCAAGGTTGACCGGGACGAGGTTCTCCTCGACATCGGTTACAAGACCGAAGGTGTCATCCCGAGCCGTGAGCTCTCGATCAAGCACGACGTCGACCCGAACGAGGTCGTCAAGGTCGGCGACGAGATCGAAGCCCTTGTTCTCCAGAAGGAGGACAAAGAAGGCCGCCTGATCCTCTCGAAGAAGCGCGCCCAGTATGAGCGCGCCTGGGGCACCATCGAGAAGATCAAGGAAGAGGACGGCATCGTCACCGGTACCGTCATCGAGGTCGTCAAGGGTGGTCTCATCCTCGACATCGGCCTCCGTGGCTTCCTGCCGGCGTCCCTCGTCGAGATGCGTCGAGTCCGCGACCTCCAGCCCTACGTGGGCAAGGAGCTCGAGGCGAAGATCATCGAGCTGGACAAGAACCGCAACAACGTGGTCCTGTCCCGCCGCGCCTGGCTCGAGCAGACCCAGTCCGAGGTGCGCCAGACGTTCCTCACGACCCTGCAGAAGGGTCAGGTCCGCTCCGGCGTCGTCTCCTCGATCGTCAACTTCGGTGCCTTCGTGGACCTGGGTGGCGTCGACGGTCTCGTGCACGTCTCCGAGCTCTCCTGGAAGCACATCGACCACCCCTCCGAGGTTGTCGAGGTCGGCCAGGAAGTCACCGTCGAGGTCCTCGACGTCGACATGGACCGTGAGCGTGTCTCCCTGTCGCTGAAGGCGACGCAGGAAGACCCGTGGCAGCAGTTCGCCCGGACGCACCAGATCGGTCAGGTCGTCCCGGGTAAGGTCACGAAGCTCGTCCCGTTCGGTGCGTTCGTCCGCGTGGACGAGGGCATCGAGGGTCTGGTCCACATCTCCGAGCTGGCCGAGCGCCACGTGGAGATCCCGGAGCAGGTCGTCCAGGTCAACGACGAGATCTTCGTCAAGGTCATCGACATCGACCTCGAGCGTCGTCGCATCAGCCTCTCGCTGAAGCAGGCCAACGAGTCCTTCGGTTCCGACCCGGCCTCGGTCGAGTTCGACCCGACGCTCTACGGCATGGCCGCGTCGTACGACGACCAGGGCAACTACATCTACCCCGAGGGCTTCGACCCCGAGACCAACGACTGGCTCGAGGGCTTCGAATCCCAGCGCGAGGTGTGGGAGAACCAGTACGCCGAGGCGCAGCAGCGCTTCGAGCAGCACCAGGCTCAGGTCATCAAGTCCCGCGAGGCCGACGCTCAGGCCGAGGCCGAGGGCACCAGCACGACGGGTGCGGCTCCGGCCGCCTCCGGTGGTGGCGGCGGCTCGTACTCCTCGGAGTCGGACGACACGTCCGGCGCCCTGGCGTCCGACGAGGCCCTTGCGGCGCTCCGCGAGAAGCTGGCCGGTGGCCAGAGCTGA
- a CDS encoding PAC2 family protein yields MLDPQGLYAWEPKGLAVVDMALAQESAGLVMLYHFDGYIDAGETGDQIVDRLLDTLPHQVVARFDHDRLVDYRARRPLLTFKRDRWTDYEVPTLDVRLVQDATGAPFLLLSGPEPDVEWERFAAAVQQIIERLGVRLSVNFHGIPMGVPHTRPVGLTPHGNRNELVPGHRSPFEEAQVPGSAESLVEYRLMEAGHDVLGVAAHVPHYIARSPYPDAALTVLEAITAATGLVLPGIAHALRTDAHRTQTEIDRQIQEGDEDLVALVQGLEHQYDAAAGAESRGNMLADPVEIPSADEIGLEFEKFLAEREGEG; encoded by the coding sequence GTGCTTGATCCGCAGGGTTTGTACGCATGGGAGCCGAAAGGCCTGGCCGTCGTCGACATGGCGCTGGCGCAGGAGTCGGCCGGTCTTGTCATGCTCTACCACTTCGACGGATACATCGACGCGGGTGAGACCGGCGACCAGATCGTCGACCGACTGCTCGACACGCTGCCCCACCAAGTGGTGGCCCGCTTCGATCACGACCGGCTCGTGGACTACCGGGCGCGCCGCCCGCTGCTGACGTTCAAGCGCGACCGCTGGACCGACTACGAGGTGCCCACGCTCGATGTGCGGCTCGTCCAGGACGCCACCGGAGCGCCCTTCCTGCTGCTGTCCGGACCCGAACCGGACGTCGAGTGGGAGCGCTTCGCCGCGGCCGTCCAGCAGATCATCGAGCGCCTCGGCGTACGCCTGTCCGTGAACTTCCACGGCATCCCGATGGGCGTCCCGCACACGCGTCCCGTGGGTCTCACCCCGCACGGCAACCGGAACGAACTGGTGCCTGGCCACCGCAGCCCCTTCGAGGAGGCGCAGGTCCCCGGCAGTGCCGAGTCGCTCGTCGAGTACCGCCTCATGGAGGCCGGTCACGACGTCCTGGGCGTCGCCGCGCACGTCCCCCACTACATCGCCCGCTCTCCGTACCCGGACGCCGCGCTGACCGTCCTGGAGGCCATCACGGCCGCCACCGGCCTGGTCCTGCCCGGCATCGCGCACGCGCTGCGCACGGACGCCCACCGCACCCAGACGGAGATCGACCGGCAGATCCAGGAGGGCGACGAGGACCTCGTGGCTCTGGTCCAGGGTCTTGAACACCAGTACGACGCGGCTGCGGGCGCCGAGAGCCGCGGCAACATGCTCGCGGACCCGGTCGAGATCCCGTCCGCCGACGAGATCGGCCTGGAGTTCGAGAAGTTCCTCGCCGAGCGGGAGGGCGAGGGCTGA
- the coaE gene encoding dephospho-CoA kinase codes for MLTVGLTGGIGAGKSEVSRLLVARGAILIDADRIAREVVEPGTEGLAAVVDAFGTEVLAEDGSLDRPRLGSIVFADPEKLAVLNSIVHPLVGIRSRALEAAAADDAVVIHDVPLLAENGLKSLYDLVIVVDASPDTQLDRLVRLRGMTEDDARARMAAQATREKRLEIADVVIDNDVPLEALDRRVTDVWADLVRRARAARE; via the coding sequence ATGCTGACAGTGGGCCTGACCGGTGGCATCGGGGCCGGCAAGAGCGAGGTGTCGCGACTGCTCGTCGCGCGAGGCGCCATCCTGATCGACGCGGACCGCATCGCGCGAGAGGTCGTCGAGCCCGGGACCGAGGGTCTCGCAGCGGTCGTCGACGCCTTCGGTACGGAGGTGCTCGCCGAGGACGGCAGCCTTGACCGGCCCAGGCTGGGCTCGATCGTCTTCGCCGACCCGGAGAAGCTCGCCGTGCTCAACTCGATCGTGCACCCCCTGGTGGGCATCCGCTCCCGCGCTCTGGAAGCCGCCGCGGCGGATGACGCCGTCGTGATCCACGACGTGCCGCTGCTCGCGGAGAACGGACTCAAGTCGCTGTACGACCTCGTGATCGTCGTCGACGCGAGTCCCGATACCCAGCTCGACCGGCTGGTCCGGCTGCGCGGTATGACGGAGGACGACGCACGTGCGCGCATGGCGGCCCAGGCCACCCGCGAGAAGCGCCTGGAGATCGCGGACGTCGTCATCGACAACGACGTCCCCCTGGAGGCCCTGGATCGGCGCGTAACGGACGTATGGGCGGATCTCGTACGCAGAGCGCGGGCGGCGCGGGAATAG
- a CDS encoding tetratricopeptide repeat protein produces the protein MPETSGWTGRTPETHVIDFRAAERLLAARDPRGAVKLLDPVIAAHPENTAARLLRARAFFAAAQLRPAELEFTIVLEREPDNAFAHYALARTYERQRRPEQAKRHFRLAAALDPNPRYLEAARFDDSQS, from the coding sequence GTGCCCGAGACCAGCGGATGGACCGGACGTACTCCGGAGACGCATGTCATCGACTTCCGCGCGGCAGAGCGACTGCTCGCCGCGCGTGATCCCCGTGGCGCGGTGAAACTGCTTGATCCCGTGATCGCCGCGCACCCCGAGAACACGGCCGCCCGACTGCTGCGCGCGCGTGCCTTCTTCGCCGCCGCGCAACTGCGCCCCGCGGAGCTGGAGTTCACGATCGTCCTGGAGCGTGAGCCGGACAACGCGTTCGCGCACTACGCGCTCGCCCGCACCTACGAGCGCCAGCGCCGCCCCGAGCAGGCCAAGCGCCACTTCCGGCTGGCTGCGGCGCTCGACCCGAATCCGCGCTATCTGGAAGCGGCGCGCTTCGACGACTCGCAGTCCTGA
- a CDS encoding DUF6343 family protein: MRTGSEPMTARSALRARLWLSVWGLFWAIAGTAAFALAGRPGWAVACGVLWLVVTVDLTMILRHIRQGPHYQPGPGIPPYRPPDQRGP; this comes from the coding sequence ATGCGTACAGGCAGTGAGCCGATGACAGCGCGCAGTGCTCTGCGGGCGCGTCTGTGGCTGAGCGTGTGGGGGCTGTTCTGGGCGATCGCGGGGACAGCCGCGTTCGCGCTCGCCGGGCGCCCCGGGTGGGCGGTTGCCTGCGGTGTCCTGTGGCTGGTCGTCACGGTCGACCTGACCATGATCCTCCGGCACATCCGGCAGGGCCCGCACTACCAGCCGGGCCCCGGCATCCCGCCGTACCGGCCGCCGGACCAACGCGGCCCGTGA
- a CDS encoding acyltransferase domain-containing protein → MLPDADDLPEILLDLAVPHEDINELVALRRPLVRDPGAMRLLEECVEGLVRDMGEIGGAAPWPGERIAELFTGHADRRADGEPGALGRYFSVYVFVAALPHVRAHHQALGVPPEVSRRTLADLGRNMALHRRRHGRGGVETMWWLALHFHGELFQLGRLQFQRARVGERTAELLAATGPAPDADAMCLSLHIPDFHGPLSPAACDRSLALARDFFGRHFPVERYTAAVCHSWLLDPQLKRYLGADSNIVRFQERFRITEEAGEPADSQPVQFVFGDPDLPVAGLPRRTTVERAVGDHLRAGGHWYIGHGWFPLTTV, encoded by the coding sequence GTGCTGCCGGACGCCGACGACCTTCCCGAGATCCTGCTCGACCTGGCCGTACCCCATGAGGACATCAACGAACTGGTCGCACTGCGGCGACCGCTGGTCCGCGACCCCGGCGCGATGCGGCTCCTGGAGGAGTGCGTCGAGGGGCTGGTGCGGGACATGGGCGAGATCGGCGGGGCGGCACCCTGGCCGGGCGAGCGGATCGCGGAGCTGTTCACCGGGCATGCGGACCGAAGGGCCGACGGTGAGCCGGGGGCACTGGGCCGCTATTTCTCCGTGTACGTGTTCGTCGCCGCCCTTCCTCACGTACGCGCCCACCACCAGGCACTCGGGGTCCCGCCTGAGGTGTCCCGCCGTACGCTCGCCGACCTCGGGCGGAACATGGCCCTGCACCGCAGGAGGCACGGGCGGGGCGGTGTGGAGACGATGTGGTGGCTCGCCCTGCACTTTCACGGTGAGCTGTTCCAGCTGGGGCGGCTGCAGTTCCAGCGGGCGCGCGTGGGGGAGCGGACGGCGGAGCTGCTCGCCGCCACCGGTCCGGCCCCGGACGCCGATGCCATGTGTCTCAGTCTGCACATCCCGGACTTCCACGGGCCGCTGTCCCCGGCTGCCTGCGACCGGTCCCTGGCACTGGCCCGGGACTTCTTCGGGCGGCACTTCCCGGTGGAGCGGTACACGGCCGCGGTCTGTCACTCCTGGCTGCTGGACCCGCAGCTGAAGCGGTATCTGGGGGCGGACTCCAACATCGTCCGCTTTCAGGAGCGCTTCCGGATCACGGAGGAGGCGGGCGAGCCGGCCGACTCCCAGCCGGTCCAGTTCGTGTTCGGGGATCCCGACCTGCCGGTGGCCGGGCTGCCCCGGCGGACCACGGTGGAGCGGGCCGTCGGGGACCACCTGCGGGCGGGTGGCCACTGGTACATCGGGCACGGATGGTTCCCGCTGACGACGGTTTGA
- a CDS encoding class I SAM-dependent methyltransferase — MREGHEGTGPGAITPDGCAVELYSRLPIGDEPDIIAAAVPAGAHILELGSGVGRMTHPLLERGFTVTAVDESAEMLERVRGARTICSPIEDLDLGEKFEVVTLASFLVHAGDAEVRRGLLRTCSRHLAEDGHVLIQREGADYHTNLPRERVGPNGATIRLVSSEPVGDGVNSVRAEYEFPDAVWTQTFLARPLTPEQFEEALGEAGLKTDRCLTEDGVWVRAVSG; from the coding sequence ATGCGAGAAGGACATGAAGGCACCGGACCGGGTGCGATCACCCCGGACGGCTGCGCGGTCGAGCTCTACTCGAGGCTGCCGATCGGGGACGAGCCGGACATCATCGCCGCGGCGGTGCCCGCAGGCGCGCACATCCTGGAACTCGGCAGTGGCGTCGGACGCATGACCCACCCGCTCCTGGAGCGCGGTTTCACGGTCACGGCGGTCGACGAGTCGGCCGAGATGCTGGAGCGCGTCCGGGGAGCGCGCACGATATGCAGCCCCATCGAGGACCTCGACCTGGGTGAGAAGTTCGAGGTGGTGACGCTCGCGTCGTTCCTCGTGCACGCCGGGGACGCCGAGGTGCGGCGGGGGCTGCTGCGCACCTGCTCCCGGCACCTCGCCGAGGACGGTCATGTACTCATCCAACGCGAGGGCGCGGACTACCACACGAACCTGCCCCGCGAGCGGGTCGGCCCGAACGGGGCCACGATACGGCTGGTGTCGTCGGAGCCGGTCGGGGACGGCGTCAACTCGGTGCGCGCGGAGTACGAGTTCCCGGACGCCGTGTGGACCCAGACCTTCCTGGCCCGGCCGCTGACACCGGAGCAGTTCGAGGAGGCGCTGGGGGAAGCGGGGCTGAAGACGGACCGCTGTCTGACGGAGGACGGGGTCTGGGTGAGGGCGGTGAGTGGGTAG
- a CDS encoding MOSC domain-containing protein — translation MSGMVVAVSSNGGYSFSKPNRDSVRLLAGLGVEGDVHAGTTVKHRSRMASDPTRPNLRQVHLIHEELFAEVGEEGFAVEPGELGENITTRDIDLLALPVGTLLHIGDDVVLTVTGLRNPCLQIDNFQDGLLKRVVGRDAAGNVVRKAGIMSVVQEGGEVYPGDMIKVELPSGPHQALRPV, via the coding sequence ATGAGCGGCATGGTCGTGGCGGTCAGCAGCAACGGCGGGTACTCGTTCAGCAAGCCGAACCGGGACAGCGTCAGACTCCTGGCCGGGCTCGGTGTGGAGGGGGACGTGCACGCCGGGACGACCGTCAAGCACCGCTCCCGCATGGCGAGCGACCCCACGCGGCCGAATCTGCGCCAGGTCCACCTGATCCACGAGGAGCTCTTCGCAGAGGTCGGCGAGGAGGGGTTCGCGGTGGAGCCCGGGGAACTCGGCGAGAACATCACCACCCGGGACATCGATCTGCTCGCGCTTCCGGTCGGCACCCTGCTGCACATAGGCGACGACGTGGTCCTGACGGTGACCGGCCTGCGCAACCCCTGTCTGCAGATCGACAACTTCCAGGACGGGCTGCTGAAGCGCGTGGTCGGACGGGACGCCGCGGGGAACGTCGTCCGCAAGGCCGGAATCATGAGCGTCGTGCAGGAGGGAGGCGAGGTGTACCCCGGAGACATGATCAAGGTCGAACTTCCCAGCGGGCCGCACCAGGCTCTGCGCCCGGTCTGA
- a CDS encoding DoxX family protein — protein MSETTAPATSLTSATSDSTTEVASTTEVAFTTEVASARSLSARGRRARIGLRVLQVVLALFYGFASALPKLIAHPSAVESFDRMGWGSAGMYTIGLLELAGAVALLIPVLESVAAMALGALMVGAFIVQVAVFDGQYAATPLILIVPLALIAWARRGHNAELLRLVRRRA, from the coding sequence ATGTCCGAGACCACCGCTCCCGCCACGTCCCTCACCTCCGCCACATCCGACTCCACCACGGAGGTTGCCTCCACGACGGAGGTTGCCTTCACGACGGAGGTCGCCTCCGCCAGGTCCTTGTCCGCTCGCGGACGGCGCGCCCGGATCGGGCTGCGGGTGCTTCAGGTGGTTCTCGCCCTCTTCTACGGGTTCGCGAGCGCGCTGCCCAAGCTGATCGCGCACCCGTCGGCCGTCGAGTCCTTCGACAGGATGGGCTGGGGCAGCGCGGGCATGTACACCATCGGGCTGCTCGAACTGGCCGGAGCCGTCGCACTGTTGATTCCGGTGCTGGAGTCGGTGGCCGCGATGGCACTGGGCGCGCTGATGGTGGGCGCGTTCATCGTGCAGGTCGCTGTCTTCGACGGGCAGTACGCGGCGACCCCACTGATCCTCATCGTGCCGCTCGCCCTCATCGCCTGGGCCCGCCGAGGACACAACGCGGAGCTGCTGCGGCTGGTGCGGCGACGGGCGTGA
- a CDS encoding RNA-binding S4 domain-containing protein yields MASGRASESADTEGSARTEDGTSADTAPAPPVSPVSPVSPAVDAADAARPASGETVRIDSWIWSVRLVKTRSMGATACRGGHVRVNGDRVKPAYAVRVGDEVRLRHAGQERIVVVKRLIRKRVGPPVAVQCYVDNSPPPPPREAVAPAGIRDRGTGRPTKRDRRDMERLRGLTAPDDAS; encoded by the coding sequence ATGGCATCTGGCAGGGCTTCCGAGAGCGCGGACACCGAAGGCAGCGCGCGCACCGAAGACGGCACCTCGGCCGACACCGCACCGGCCCCACCGGTCTCACCGGTCTCACCGGTCTCACCGGCGGTGGACGCGGCCGACGCCGCCCGTCCGGCGAGCGGCGAGACCGTCCGTATCGACAGCTGGATCTGGTCCGTACGTCTCGTGAAGACCCGTTCCATGGGCGCGACCGCCTGCCGGGGTGGCCACGTCCGCGTCAACGGCGACCGTGTGAAACCCGCGTACGCCGTGCGCGTCGGTGACGAGGTCCGCCTCCGCCACGCCGGCCAGGAACGGATCGTCGTGGTGAAGCGCCTGATCCGCAAGCGGGTCGGCCCTCCGGTGGCCGTCCAGTGCTACGTGGACAACAGCCCGCCGCCGCCACCCCGCGAGGCCGTCGCCCCGGCCGGCATCCGCGACCGCGGCACGGGCCGCCCGACGAAGCGCGACCGCCGCGACATGGAACGCCTGCGGGGCCTCACCGCACCCGACGACGCCTCGTAG